The sequence AAAATTAGAAGCTGCTGAACACGCTTATGATGAACTAATGGCAGGAATGGAAAAGCCTGTTCGTAAAGATAATGCGGCTAAAACAGCAGTTGTCGGTGGTGGACCAGCTGGAATTTCTGCTGGATTCTTGCTTGCTCGTGAAGGCATGCCAGTGACAGTATTTGAAAAAGCCGATACGATTGGCGGTGTCTGTAGCCAAATCGTACCAGAATTTAGAATTTCAATGAAGTCTGTCCAAAATGATGTAGAGATGGCTAAATTTATGGGAGCTGAATTTAAGACTGGACAAGCTGCTCCAAGTATTGAAGTTTTGCGCGAACAAGGATATACCAATATTATTTATGCGATTGGCGCTTGGAAACATGGCAATCTAAGACTAGAATCCGGCAAACCAGTAAACTCATTAGAATTTTTAAAAGCCAATCGAAAAAATCCGCAAATCAATCCTTATGGCGAACAAATCGTGGTTGTAGGTGGTGGAAATACAGCGATGGATTGTGCTAGAGCTGCAACTACTTTACCGAACGTGAAAAAAGTATCCGTTGTGTACCGTCGAGACAAACGAAACATGCCAGCAGATGAGGAAGAATTGTATTTTGCTTTAGAAGACGGCGTAGCATTTTTGGAATTACTATCTCCGATTAAACTAGACAATGGCAAACTAACTTGTGAAAAAATGCGCTTAGGAGAACGTGATAGTTCGGGGCGTCGCAGGCCAGTTGCTACGGGTGAATTTACGGAAGTTCTGGCTGATACCGTGATTGCAGCAGTTGGTGAAAAAGTCGATACAGATTTTTATCAATCAATTGGGATTAAAACTGATCAATATGGAAAAGTTGTCTCAAATCAAGAAACGCTCGAAACTAATTTGAAAGATGTCTATGTGATTGGTGATGCCAATTTAGGACCTGCAACTATTGTCGAAGCCATTGCAGATGCAACTAAAGCTGCAAGAAACATTTGCCAAATTCATAACGAGCATTTTGAACAAACGAATCTTAATAAAGATGTGGCAGCTGTTCGGAACAAACGAGGCATTCTAGAATCAAATGAAGCACTTTGTGGGCAAGCAAGTAACTGTTTAGAATGTTCAACGATATGTGAATCGTGTATGGATGTTTGCCCAAATAGAGCGAATATCGTTGTAAATGTTAAAGGTCAACCACAACCGCAGATTGTCCACATTGATCGGATGTGTAACGAATGTGGTAACTGTGAAACCTTCTGTCCATATTCAAGTGCACCGTATAAAGATAAATTCACTTTATTCAACACAGAATCTGATTTTGAAAATAGTACGAATTCTGGTTTCTATGTAATCGATCCAATGGAAAAAAAATGCCTTGTTCGTTTATGGGGCAATATTTCAACAATTCATTTGGACACACAAGGAGCAGATATTCCAGCGGACATCATCGATTTAATGGATACGATGATCGAAGACTATGACTATTGTATGCAAGTGTAAAAAAAGACATGAGTTGCGCAAAAACAACTTCTGAATGATGGAGGTTAAAAAATGTCTATTCTTTTCAAAGGCGGAACAGTAGTGTCCGCAAAAGATCGCCGTCAAGTAGACGTAAGAATTGATGGGGAAAAAATTATTGAAATGGGGACAAATTTAAAAACAAAGGATTCTAACATAGTTGATGTTTCAGGATGCTTTTTACTACCGGGATTTATCGATGCTCATACTCATTTAGAGCTAAATAATGGTAAAGGATCAATGGGCACCGCAGATAATTTTTATACAGGAAGCAAAGCCGCGGTTGCCAAAGGAACAACTACGGTGATCGATATGGCGACCCCAAGTAAAGGCAGTTCATTGAAAGACTGCCTAAAGGTTTGGGACCAGTTAGCTCGGGGAAACAGCTCTTGTGATTACACTTATCATATGTCGATCATTGAGTGGAATCCAAGCATTAAAGCAGAAATCAATGAAATGATCGATGCCGGTATTACCTCATTTAAGATGTATATGGCCTATGACAATTTAAGAACAACGGATGGGGAAATTTTTGAAGCAATGAGTGAAATTCGTAAGTTTCAGGGCATGTTAGGGATTCATTGTGAAAATGGTGATATGGTCAATAAAATGATCGCAAAATTTGTAGCAGAAGGGAAACGCTCCCCACATTATCATCCATTAACAAGACCTGATTCAGTTGAAGCTGAAGCGGTAGAGCGTTACTTAATGATTGCTGATTTAGTTGGTCTATCTGTTAATATCGTTCATTTAAGTAGCAAACGATCATTAGAGGCAGTCCAGCGTGCAAGAGCTCGTAATCAAAAAGTTTATGTAGAAACATGTCCTCAATATTTAGTTTTAGATGATCATTTATATGATGGACCTGAATTTGAAGGAGCAAAATATGTTTGTTCACCGCCTTTGCGTAAGATTAGTGATCAAAAAGCACTGTGGGATGGTGTGATCAATGGTCAAGTGAACACGATTTCAACAGACCATTGTAGCTTTAACTTTGAAGGACAAAAAACAATCGGAAAAGATGATTTCAGTAAAATCCCGAATGGTATGCCAGGAGTTGAGACTCGCCCCGAGTTGATTTATACCTATGGGGTAACGACTGGAAAAATCAGTTTAGAACGAATGATCGGGTTACTTTCAGAAGATATCGCCAAACAGTTTTCAATGTATCCGCAAAAAGGCATCATCCAAGTAGGCAGTGACGCAGATATCGTCGTTTGGGACCCAAATACGACTGGAATTATTTCAGCTACAACGCAACTTCAAAATGTTGACTATACACCGTATGACGGGATGCAAACAACAGGCAGTGCTAAGTCAGTTTATCTCAGAGGTCAAAAAATAGCTGAAGAAGGTCAAGTTGTTTTAGAAAAACAAGGGAAGTTTATATTCAGAAAAAGTACAAAGAATAACTAGAGGAATCTATCAACGGACGTTGATTTAAATAAAAAGATGGAGGGGAAAATTTTTTGAAAAAAATAAAATGGACGGCAAATGAAATGCCAAAAACAAATGATCAGTATTTAACACTAATGTCAAAGGAAGCAATCGAAAAAGCTTTAGCTTTTCATCGTAGTTTCCCTCAATACAGTCAGACGCCATTAGCTGAATTAAAAAATATGGCTGAATATTTAGGACTAAAAGATTTTTTTGTTAAAGATGAATCCTATCGTTTTGGGTTAAATGCATTTAAAGTGCTAGGTGGCTCGTTTGCTATGGCCAATTACATTGCAGAAAAGCTTGGAAAAGATGTTGCAGATTTGACCTATGATGTTTTAACTTCTGATCAACTTCGGAATGAATTTGGTCAGGCGACATTTTTCACGGCGACCGATGGAAATCATGGACGCGGCGTTGCTTGGGCTGCAAATAAGTTAGGGCAAAAAGCAGTTGTATTAATGCCTAAAGGCTCTACTCAAACAAGAAAAGAAAATATTGAAAAAGAAGGTGCAACTGTTACCATCGAAGAAGTCAATTACGACGAATGTGTACGTATGGCTAACAAGATGGCTGAAGAAACTGAAAACGGTGTCATGGTTCAAGATACCGCGTGGGAGGGGTATGAAAAAATTCCGACATGGATCATGCAAGGATATGGAACAATGGCATTAGAAGCATCTAAACAGTTAAAAGAATCTGGGAAAGAACGACCAACACATGTATTCGTTCAAGCAGGTGTTGGTAGTTTAGCAGGAGCTGTTGTGGGGTATTTTGCTAATCTTTATCCTGATGATCCACCGAAAATGATTGTTGTTGAAGCGCAAGCGGCAGATTGCCTGTATCAATCTGCAATTGAAAAAGATGGCAAGATTCGTTTTGTTGAAGGCGATTTACAAACCATAATGGCAGGACTTGCCTGTGGTGAACCTAATACAATTTCATTCGATATTTTAGAAAATCATACCTCAGTCTTTGTTTCAGCGCCTGACTGGGTTTCAGAAAAAGGGATGAGAATGCTTGGAGCACCATTAAAAGGTGATCCTCAAGTGATTTCAGGCGAATCAGGAGCAGTCGCAATGGGCATAGTTGCAACGGCTATGCAAGATCCTGAATACAAAGAGTTACGTAATGTACTAGAACTAGATGAAAATTCAAGCGTTCTAATGTTTTCAACAGAAGGCGACACAGATCCAGATAACTATAAAAAAATCTTATGGAGGTAATATAAATGGATTTCAAAGAAATTAACGAAGCAGCAGAAGGTTACAGAAAGGATATGATCCAATTTTTACGAGATTTAGTCAAAATTCCAGGAGAAAGTGCTGAAGAAGGCGCAAAAATGGATCGTGCTAAAGCCGAAATGCAAAAATTAGGTTTTGACAAAATCGAAGTAGATCCTCAAGGAAATTTACTTGGATACATGGGAACTGGTAAAAAATTGATTGCGTTTGATGGTCATATGGACACAGTGGGAATCGGCGAAATGAGTAACTGGGAATTTGATCCGTATGATGGTTATGAAACAGATACAGAAATCGGCGGACGTGGTACATCTGACCAAGAAGGCGGTATTGTTTCAGCCATTTATGGCGCTAAAATCATGAAAGATCTTGGGTTATTAAATGAAAAATATACAGCATTAGTAACGGTTACGGTACAAGAAGAAGATTGTGATGGATTATGTTGGCAATACATCATCAAAGAAGACGGTATTCGTCCTGAATTTGTTGTCTCGACTGAACCAACAGATGGAGGAATCTATCGTGGTCAACGTGGTCGAATGGAAATCAAAGTAGACGTTAAAGGGGTATCTTGTCACGGGTCAGCTCCTGAACGTGGGGATAATGCGATTTATAAAATGGCCGACATTTTACAAGATGTGCGTGCGTTAAACAACAATGGGGATACTGAAAGTACTGTGATTAAAGGTTTAGTTCGTATGCTTGATGAAAAATATAACCCTGAATGGAAAGAAGCACGTTTCTTAGGAAAAGGAACTGTTACAGCTTCACAAATCTTCCATTCATCACCAAGTCGCTGTGCAGTAGCAGATGGTTGTACAGTTTCATTAGATCGCCGAATGACTGCAGGGGAAACTTGGGAAAGTTGTTTAGAAGAAATTCGTAACTTACCTGCAGTTAAAAAATACGGAGATGATGTTGTCGTTTCAATGTATGACTACGATCGTCCATCATATACTGGTTTAACGTATCCAATCGAATGTTACTTCCCAACTTGGGTGATTCCAGAAGAACATGGTGTAACAAAAGCCTTGATGGAAACACACAGAAATCTTTATGGTGAAGAACGTCTTGGCTCAAAAGAAACGATTGACATGCGTAAAGCACGTCCATTGTTAGACAAATGGACATTCTCAACAAATGGCGTATCGATCATGGGACGCAATGGCATTCCGTGTATTGGGTTTGGTCCAGGAGCCGAAGCCCAAGCGCATGCGCCAAATGAAAAAACATGGAAAGATGATTTAGTCCGTTGCGCTGCAGTGTACGCTGCATTGCCAACTGTCTATTGTGAAAATAACTAATCACCAGAAATAAAAATAAAAGGGAAAAACGATCCGATATTCTGATGAGTAAAGGACGTTGGAATATCGGCTATCGTATTATTCATATAGAGGAGAAATGACATGGAAACTTTTAACGACTATATTGCAAAATTGGACAAATTAGAATTTGATAAAATGTACGAAAACGACTTTTTCTTAACATGGGAAAAAACGCGTGATGAATTAGAAGCCGTTTTCACCGTAGCAGATACATTACGCTATTTGCGTGAAAATAATATTTCAACGAAAATTTTTGATAGTGGTTTAGGGATTTCATTATTCCGTGATAACTCAACAAGAACTCGCTTTAGTTTTGCTTCTGCTTGTAATCTTTTAGGATTAGAAGTTCAAGATTTAGACGAAGGAAAAAGCCAAATTTCTCATGGGGAAACTGTTCGTGAAACAGCAAACATGATCTCGTTTATGGCGGATATCATCGGGATTCGTGATGATATGTATATTGGAAAAGGCAACACTTACATGCGAGAAGTGTCTGAATCAGTTCAAGAAGGACACAAAGATGGCGTGTTAGAACAACGGCCAACATTGGTCAACTTACAATGTGATATCGATCATCCTACTCAAGCAATGGCAGATGCATTACATTTGATCCATGAATTTGGCGGTGTCGAAAACTTAAAAGGCAAAAAAGTAGCGATGACTTGGGCGTATTCACCATCTTATGGCAAACCATTATCAGTTCCTCAAGGAATCGTAGGTTTAATGACACGTCTTGGTATGGATGTGGTGTTGGCTCATCCAGAAGGCTATGAAATCATGCCTGAAGTTGAAGAAGTTGCGAAGAAAAATGCAACTGAAGCTGGCGGTTCATTTACCAAAACAAACAGTATGGCTGAAGCCTTTAAAGATGCCGATGTTGTGTATCCTAAGAGCTGGGCACCATTTGCAGCAATGGAAAAACGTACACAATTATACGGTGAAGGGGATCAAGCTGGTATTGACAAGCTGGAAAAAGAATTGCTTGCTCAAAATACCAACCACAAAGATTGGGAATGTACAGAAGAATTGATGAAAACAACAAAAAATGGAAAAGCGTTGTATATGCACTGCTTACCTGCTGATATCACAGGTGTAAGTTGTGATGAAGGGGAAGTTGAAGCTTCAGTCTTTGACCGTTATCGTGTTGAACTATACAAAGAAGCAAGTTATAAACCCTATATTATTGCGGCTATGATCTTCTTAAGTAAAGTTAAAAGCCCGCAAGCTACATTAAAAGAACTTGAAAAAAAAGCAACACCAAGAGAAGTCAAATAGCGCTAAGATGAATTAGGCATGAAGTGAGATGTTTTCTCTATCGATGATGATAGTGAGAAGAAACTAATTTGTTCTCTTTTCAAAACGTAAATGAAACAATCATAAGACCTTTCCAAGTCCATTTATGAATACTATCTGTTAAAGATAAGACTGTATTGACAGAAATCTGCTGTCCACAGATTCTGATCACTTCATGCAAAATTCAGTGCTTACTTAACAGTCAACGATATGATTTATTGAGAGAAAGCATCTTACTTTTAAAATAACCAACAAAGAAATAACGATAAAATTGAAAATGAGGTGAATCACTGAATGGTAAAACGAGTTGTAGTTGCTCTTGGCGGAAATGCGCTTGGCAATAATTTAACAGAACAAATGACTGCCGTGAAAGAAACATCGAAAGCCATTGCAGATTTGATTGAAGCAGGATATGAAGTTATTTTGTCTCATGGAAATGGACCACAAGTTGGGATGATTCAACTGGCAATGGAAGAACTTTCATTGAGTGATCCAAGTAAATATCCAACGATTCCATTATCAGTATGTGTGGCAATGAGTCAGAGTTATATCGGCTATGATCTACAAAATGCGTTACGAGAAGAATTATTGAATCGTAAGTTGGAACAACCAGTGGGAACGGTGATTACACAAGTAGCAGTTGATCCAAAAGACCCTGCATTTGACCGTCCCGCCAAACCAATCGGTCGTTTTATGACTAAAGAAGAAGCTGAAGCGCTTGTGAAAGAAAAACAAATAACGGTGGCTGAAGATTCTGGTCGCGGGTATCGTCAAGTTGTGGCATCACCAAAACCAAAAGAAATTATTGAAATCCAAACGATCACTTCTCTGATCAACGCAGGCCAAACAGTGATCGCGTGTGGTGGCGGAGGCATTCCTGTAGTGAAAAATGGCAACCATTTAAGTGGAGCTGCAGCTGTTATTGATAAAGATTTCTGTAGTGAGTTGTTAGCTGAACTGGTTGATGCAGATTTACTAATTATTTTGACAGCGGTAGAAAAAGTCTGTGTAGATTTTGGTGAACCAACACAAAAAGAATTAAGCCAAGTATCGACGAGTGAAATGAAAAAACATGTGGCTGACGGTCAATTTGCACCTGGCTCAATGCTGCCGAAAGTCGAAGCGGCAATCCAATTTGCTGAATCAAAACCGGGACGAAAAACACTGATCACGTTATTAGAAAAAGCCAAAGACGGAATCGTTGGAAAGACGGGAACGATCATTGAGCAATAAATCAAAATAAGCAAGAGAAGGAGTGAGTCGATGACAAACAAAATGGTCAACTCAACAAATGCTCCAGCTGCTGTAGGACCTTATTCCCATTCAGTTTTAGCTGGACAAACACAATATATCTCTGGGCAATTAGGATTAGATCCGGTAAACGGAGAAATGAAAGCAACAGTTGAACAACAAGCAGAACAAGCCCTGATCAATTTAGGTGCAATTTTGAAAGAAACGGGTATGACGTATGACAATGTTGTAAAGACAACGGTTTTCTTAAAAAACATGTCAGACTTTAGTAAAATCAATGCTATTTATGGAAAATATTTTTCTAATGTTCTTCCTGCCCGTTCTTGCGTAGAAGTATGCGAATTACCTAAGAGTGGACTTTTTGAAGTAGAAGCAATCGCAGTCAAAAATTAATTTTTGAAATATTTCTGATCAAAGAAAAGGGTTGCGGATTTTTAAACTCGGATAAGTGCAGTCCTTTTTAAAATAAAAAGCGAAGAAGGAAACTTGCCTATGAGTGAAAAAGAAGAAAAGGCATTGTTTGACTATGATGCCAAGTTATCGATCAAAGAAGCCGTTCCGATGGGCTTACAGCACGTAGTAGCAGCAGTTGTCGGGATCGTTACGCCAGGAATCATGATTGCCAAAGTCTGTAACCTAAGTTCTGGAGATACAACGATCATGATTCAAACGTCACTGATTTTCTCTGCCGTAGCAACCTTTATTCAACTGTTTCCGATTTTTGGAAAAGTCGGTTCTAGGTTACCTGTCATGATGGGGGCTAGCTTTGCATATGTCCCGATTTTAATGGCTATCGGGGGAGACTTTGGGATTGCAGCGATTTTTGGCGCTCAATTAGTTGGAAGTATTTTAGTGATTTTTGTAGGATTATCAATAAAAAAAATTCGAATATTGTTTCCGCCGCTTGTCACAGGGACTGTAATTTTAAGTATTGGGTTGTCGCTTTTTCCAGTTGCCATTAAATATATGGCTGGTGGAGCTGGAAGTCCTGATTTTGGGTCAGCACAGAATTGGTTAGTCGC is a genomic window of Enterococcus haemoperoxidus ATCC BAA-382 containing:
- the dpaL gene encoding diaminopropionate ammonia-lyase: MKKIKWTANEMPKTNDQYLTLMSKEAIEKALAFHRSFPQYSQTPLAELKNMAEYLGLKDFFVKDESYRFGLNAFKVLGGSFAMANYIAEKLGKDVADLTYDVLTSDQLRNEFGQATFFTATDGNHGRGVAWAANKLGQKAVVLMPKGSTQTRKENIEKEGATVTIEEVNYDECVRMANKMAEETENGVMVQDTAWEGYEKIPTWIMQGYGTMALEASKQLKESGKERPTHVFVQAGVGSLAGAVVGYFANLYPDDPPKMIVVEAQAADCLYQSAIEKDGKIRFVEGDLQTIMAGLACGEPNTISFDILENHTSVFVSAPDWVSEKGMRMLGAPLKGDPQVISGESGAVAMGIVATAMQDPEYKELRNVLELDENSSVLMFSTEGDTDPDNYKKILWR
- a CDS encoding Rid family detoxifying hydrolase; protein product: MTNKMVNSTNAPAAVGPYSHSVLAGQTQYISGQLGLDPVNGEMKATVEQQAEQALINLGAILKETGMTYDNVVKTTVFLKNMSDFSKINAIYGKYFSNVLPARSCVEVCELPKSGLFEVEAIAVKN
- the hydA gene encoding dihydropyrimidinase, with the protein product MSILFKGGTVVSAKDRRQVDVRIDGEKIIEMGTNLKTKDSNIVDVSGCFLLPGFIDAHTHLELNNGKGSMGTADNFYTGSKAAVAKGTTTVIDMATPSKGSSLKDCLKVWDQLARGNSSCDYTYHMSIIEWNPSIKAEINEMIDAGITSFKMYMAYDNLRTTDGEIFEAMSEIRKFQGMLGIHCENGDMVNKMIAKFVAEGKRSPHYHPLTRPDSVEAEAVERYLMIADLVGLSVNIVHLSSKRSLEAVQRARARNQKVYVETCPQYLVLDDHLYDGPEFEGAKYVCSPPLRKISDQKALWDGVINGQVNTISTDHCSFNFEGQKTIGKDDFSKIPNGMPGVETRPELIYTYGVTTGKISLERMIGLLSEDIAKQFSMYPQKGIIQVGSDADIVVWDPNTTGIISATTQLQNVDYTPYDGMQTTGSAKSVYLRGQKIAEEGQVVLEKQGKFIFRKSTKNN
- a CDS encoding YgeY family selenium metabolism-linked hydrolase, whose protein sequence is MDFKEINEAAEGYRKDMIQFLRDLVKIPGESAEEGAKMDRAKAEMQKLGFDKIEVDPQGNLLGYMGTGKKLIAFDGHMDTVGIGEMSNWEFDPYDGYETDTEIGGRGTSDQEGGIVSAIYGAKIMKDLGLLNEKYTALVTVTVQEEDCDGLCWQYIIKEDGIRPEFVVSTEPTDGGIYRGQRGRMEIKVDVKGVSCHGSAPERGDNAIYKMADILQDVRALNNNGDTESTVIKGLVRMLDEKYNPEWKEARFLGKGTVTASQIFHSSPSRCAVADGCTVSLDRRMTAGETWESCLEEIRNLPAVKKYGDDVVVSMYDYDRPSYTGLTYPIECYFPTWVIPEEHGVTKALMETHRNLYGEERLGSKETIDMRKARPLLDKWTFSTNGVSIMGRNGIPCIGFGPGAEAQAHAPNEKTWKDDLVRCAAVYAALPTVYCENN
- the arcC gene encoding carbamate kinase; translation: MVKRVVVALGGNALGNNLTEQMTAVKETSKAIADLIEAGYEVILSHGNGPQVGMIQLAMEELSLSDPSKYPTIPLSVCVAMSQSYIGYDLQNALREELLNRKLEQPVGTVITQVAVDPKDPAFDRPAKPIGRFMTKEEAEALVKEKQITVAEDSGRGYRQVVASPKPKEIIEIQTITSLINAGQTVIACGGGGIPVVKNGNHLSGAAAVIDKDFCSELLAELVDADLLIILTAVEKVCVDFGEPTQKELSQVSTSEMKKHVADGQFAPGSMLPKVEAAIQFAESKPGRKTLITLLEKAKDGIVGKTGTIIEQ
- the ygeW gene encoding knotted carbamoyltransferase YgeW; its protein translation is METFNDYIAKLDKLEFDKMYENDFFLTWEKTRDELEAVFTVADTLRYLRENNISTKIFDSGLGISLFRDNSTRTRFSFASACNLLGLEVQDLDEGKSQISHGETVRETANMISFMADIIGIRDDMYIGKGNTYMREVSESVQEGHKDGVLEQRPTLVNLQCDIDHPTQAMADALHLIHEFGGVENLKGKKVAMTWAYSPSYGKPLSVPQGIVGLMTRLGMDVVLAHPEGYEIMPEVEEVAKKNATEAGGSFTKTNSMAEAFKDADVVYPKSWAPFAAMEKRTQLYGEGDQAGIDKLEKELLAQNTNHKDWECTEELMKTTKNGKALYMHCLPADITGVSCDEGEVEASVFDRYRVELYKEASYKPYIIAAMIFLSKVKSPQATLKELEKKATPREVK